From the Amycolatopsis thermoflava N1165 genome, one window contains:
- a CDS encoding type II toxin-antitoxin system Phd/YefM family antitoxin produces the protein MERTVKVQEAKTRLSAILADVERGEEVVIARGDVPVARLVPFQEPPERELGFVPYRVPDSFDEPLPEDELAAWEA, from the coding sequence GTGGAGCGGACGGTGAAGGTGCAGGAGGCCAAGACGCGGCTGTCCGCGATCCTGGCGGACGTCGAGCGGGGCGAGGAGGTCGTCATCGCACGAGGGGATGTGCCGGTGGCCCGGCTGGTGCCGTTCCAGGAGCCGCCGGAAAGGGAGTTGGGGTTCGTCCCCTACCGGGTTCCGGACTCGTTCGACGAGCCGCTTCCCGAGGACGAACTCGCGGCATGGGAGGCGTGA
- a CDS encoding DUF6923 family protein has translation MVVQQLKRAGMLTLAASAMAGGLVFTGAGTASAAPFVCTGQVFLAQAVNNNTQGQLYGGTFGEGNITFSPIGAPAIDNYNAIGYNTVDNYLYGIRGTNGGLWRINSDGTATGFGPPAGLPAPGTVVNGVTITGYNVGTFDDQGNFYVALGTAPYIWVVDPVTNSVVKRIDLNGSTSYADFVFADGYLWGVATNGTVTRVNPNTGAVENFNAGLPAGTFGGVFAYGNGDLGMYENNGTLYRLQVTNPASANPAFQIISTQTGPASGGNDAASCVAQPTDLGIVKDGPAQVNNGETVTYTLTVLNNGPGTSSGYTVTDSIPAGLTNVTTSSPGCAVANMVLTCTGGSLGVGDSTTITVSGTADGSVQTLFNTAKVRGNEEDPNPDNDNSNTVTTVVVPMFAAPLAAGALALAGGRFALRRRRNSSR, from the coding sequence GTGGTCGTTCAACAGTTGAAGCGCGCGGGGATGCTGACCCTGGCCGCGTCCGCGATGGCGGGCGGGTTGGTGTTCACCGGCGCGGGCACGGCGTCGGCCGCGCCGTTCGTCTGCACCGGCCAGGTTTTCCTGGCGCAGGCGGTGAACAACAACACGCAGGGGCAGCTCTACGGCGGCACTTTCGGCGAGGGCAACATCACCTTCAGCCCGATCGGTGCTCCGGCGATCGACAACTACAACGCGATCGGTTACAACACGGTCGACAACTACCTCTACGGCATCCGGGGCACCAACGGCGGGCTGTGGCGGATCAACTCCGACGGCACCGCGACCGGGTTCGGCCCGCCGGCCGGGCTGCCCGCACCTGGCACGGTCGTCAACGGGGTGACGATCACCGGCTACAACGTCGGTACGTTCGACGACCAGGGCAACTTCTACGTGGCGCTGGGGACCGCACCGTACATCTGGGTCGTCGACCCTGTGACGAACAGCGTGGTCAAGCGCATCGACCTCAACGGCAGCACCTCCTACGCCGACTTCGTGTTCGCCGACGGCTATCTGTGGGGTGTCGCGACCAACGGCACCGTGACGCGGGTCAACCCGAACACCGGCGCGGTCGAGAACTTCAACGCCGGCCTGCCCGCCGGGACCTTCGGCGGCGTGTTCGCCTACGGCAACGGCGACCTCGGCATGTACGAGAACAACGGCACGCTCTACCGGCTGCAGGTGACCAACCCCGCCTCCGCGAACCCGGCCTTCCAGATCATCTCCACCCAGACGGGCCCGGCCTCCGGCGGCAACGACGCGGCCTCGTGCGTCGCGCAGCCGACGGACCTGGGGATCGTCAAGGACGGTCCGGCGCAGGTGAACAACGGTGAGACCGTCACCTACACGCTCACGGTGCTGAACAACGGCCCGGGCACGTCGAGCGGTTACACCGTGACGGATTCGATTCCGGCGGGCCTGACGAACGTGACGACGAGTTCGCCCGGCTGCGCGGTGGCCAACATGGTGTTGACCTGCACCGGCGGCTCGCTCGGTGTGGGTGACAGCACGACGATCACGGTGTCCGGCACTGCCGACGGCAGTGTGCAGACCCTGTTCAACACCGCGAAGGTGCGGGGCAACGAGGAGGATCCGAACCCGGACAACGACAACTCGAACACGGTGACGACCGTGGTGGTGCCGATGTTCGCGGCGCCGCTGGCGGCGGGAGCGCTGGCGCTCGCCGGTGGCCGTTTCGCGCTGCGCCGCCGCCGGAACAGCAGCCGCTGA
- a CDS encoding type II toxin-antitoxin system VapC family toxin, translating to MGGVTPRRLMLDTHVLLWALTDPDRLSDQVRAAVADRRTELFVSAASAWEIATKQRLGKLPQAEVLVRAYRQHLARLAVDSVPVTDEHSLLAGSMEWKHRDPFDRMIAAQCMTESLPLVTADEAFQTVAGVQVLW from the coding sequence ATGGGAGGCGTGACGCCGCGACGGTTGATGCTCGACACGCACGTGCTGCTGTGGGCGTTGACCGATCCGGACCGGCTCTCCGATCAGGTCCGCGCCGCGGTCGCCGATCGCCGCACGGAGCTGTTCGTCTCCGCGGCCTCGGCGTGGGAGATCGCGACCAAGCAACGACTGGGCAAGCTGCCGCAAGCCGAGGTGCTGGTGCGCGCGTACCGGCAGCACCTCGCGCGACTGGCCGTGGACAGTGTCCCTGTGACGGACGAGCACAGTCTTCTCGCGGGCTCGATGGAGTGGAAGCACCGCGACCCGTTCGACCGGATGATCGCCGCGCAGTGCATGACGGAATCGCTGCCGCTGGTGACCGCCGACGAGGCCTTCCAGACCGTGGCTGGGGTTCAGGTGCTGTGGTGA
- a CDS encoding glycine-rich domain-containing protein, with the protein MTAVMNGPVTGRSLVSHELFNRLARRLAVEEKLDPGLSERIVDQALAFLAACATNCGAPLAPSELVDLGWHTFVLHTKDYAEFCDRVAGRFLHHVPTDESDPSAGGPAARDTLVRTMSAIRGAGYTLDVDLWPHSDADHVNCSQCKNGCYDDPPPAQC; encoded by the coding sequence ATGACCGCGGTGATGAATGGTCCGGTGACCGGCCGCTCGCTCGTCTCGCACGAGCTGTTCAACCGCCTTGCCCGTCGCCTCGCCGTCGAGGAGAAGCTGGATCCGGGACTGTCGGAGCGCATCGTGGATCAGGCTCTGGCATTCCTGGCGGCCTGCGCGACCAACTGCGGTGCACCGCTGGCTCCCAGTGAACTGGTCGACCTGGGCTGGCACACCTTCGTCCTGCACACCAAGGACTACGCCGAGTTCTGTGACCGCGTGGCGGGACGTTTCCTCCACCACGTCCCGACCGACGAGAGCGACCCGAGCGCCGGCGGCCCTGCCGCCCGGGACACCCTGGTTCGTACGATGTCCGCGATCAGGGGAGCGGGCTACACCCTGGACGTTGACCTCTGGCCCCACTCGGATGCCGATCACGTCAACTGCTCACAATGCAAGAATGGCTGCTACGACGACCCGCCGCCGGCGCAGTGCTAG
- a CDS encoding helix-turn-helix domain-containing protein: MGERRDAFIAQRCLMGYTQEAFATAVGVEFTTVGRWERGELTPQPWRRGRIAKALGVTLEELGALLSPDIRRNSQRPAPSEQRVVHVPPGDPSEEDDMNRRSLLRLFSMAGAFLSLPEPADAVTESVGRTTANSATVAAYSQLNRYLWRAYALAPSKGTVLPPVRAQLEILSEALTQAQTPHTRQHLCALAADLFQLAGEILFDADRYGDAAHCYTLAATAGKESSAIDLWACALTRHAYIAVYERRFSDAAPLLDLAATLARRGDPSLPTRHWIAAVQAETHAGLGDLDACQRALDTATEVLQLPQPPSNRGWLRFDGSRLPELRGTCYLSLGRTDLAERALTDALQSGLTLRREAAVVTDLALLGLKRQDPDQVAAYAGTAVSIARQTGSAVVIRKLQVLQQHLSRTPAHPRIRQLTADIHALSTLT; this comes from the coding sequence ATGGGTGAGCGACGGGATGCGTTCATCGCGCAACGCTGCCTGATGGGCTACACCCAGGAAGCGTTCGCGACGGCGGTGGGTGTCGAGTTCACCACCGTGGGACGGTGGGAACGCGGCGAGTTGACCCCGCAGCCCTGGCGTCGAGGGCGCATCGCCAAGGCCCTTGGTGTCACGCTCGAGGAACTCGGAGCCTTGCTGTCTCCGGACATCCGCCGGAACAGCCAGAGGCCGGCCCCTTCTGAGCAGCGGGTGGTGCACGTGCCGCCCGGCGATCCGTCAGAGGAAGACGATATGAACCGGCGAAGTTTGCTGCGGCTGTTCAGCATGGCCGGAGCCTTCCTGAGTCTCCCGGAACCCGCGGACGCTGTCACCGAATCCGTCGGCCGCACCACCGCCAACTCGGCCACGGTCGCAGCCTACTCCCAGCTCAACCGGTACCTGTGGCGGGCCTACGCGCTCGCTCCGAGCAAGGGCACGGTGCTGCCGCCGGTTCGTGCGCAGCTCGAGATCCTGTCCGAAGCCTTGACGCAGGCACAGACCCCTCACACCCGGCAGCACCTCTGCGCACTCGCGGCTGACCTCTTCCAGCTGGCCGGCGAAATCCTCTTCGACGCGGACCGCTATGGCGACGCCGCACACTGCTACACCTTGGCGGCCACCGCCGGCAAAGAATCGAGCGCGATCGACCTGTGGGCGTGCGCGCTGACCCGGCACGCCTACATCGCCGTCTACGAACGCCGGTTCAGCGACGCGGCCCCTCTCCTCGACCTCGCCGCAACGCTTGCCCGGCGAGGTGATCCCAGTCTGCCCACCCGGCACTGGATCGCCGCTGTGCAAGCAGAAACTCACGCTGGGCTGGGCGATCTCGACGCCTGCCAGCGGGCGCTCGACACCGCAACCGAAGTGCTGCAGCTCCCGCAGCCCCCGTCCAACCGGGGTTGGCTGCGGTTCGATGGCTCACGCCTGCCCGAACTGCGCGGCACCTGCTACCTCTCCCTCGGCCGGACCGACCTCGCCGAAAGGGCGCTGACCGACGCGCTCCAGTCGGGCCTGACCCTGCGGCGCGAAGCCGCCGTGGTCACCGACCTCGCACTTCTCGGGCTGAAGCGGCAAGATCCGGACCAAGTCGCCGCCTACGCCGGCACCGCCGTGTCCATCGCCCGCCAAACCGGCTCCGCCGTCGTGATCCGCAAACTGCAGGTACTCCAGCAACACCTCTCCCGCACGCCTGCGCACCCGCGGATCCGGCAGTTGACCGCCGACATCCACGCACTCAGCACCCTGACGTGA
- a CDS encoding Imm1 family immunity protein, giving the protein MTLMAAVPTFRDGVPGGETVDVTGDEDVTRLVELLAQPWADTGSIQTDDAVLDVHVHEGWGYLLYSGAAGYLVTDGDPESPSAPSETGFPAGSGLPLERITEAVREFVRTRRLPGAVPWRDMGA; this is encoded by the coding sequence ATGACGCTCATGGCGGCTGTGCCCACGTTTCGCGATGGTGTGCCGGGTGGTGAGACCGTCGACGTCACAGGTGATGAGGACGTGACACGCCTGGTCGAACTGCTGGCGCAGCCGTGGGCGGACACGGGCAGCATTCAGACCGATGACGCGGTTCTGGACGTGCACGTGCACGAGGGCTGGGGGTATCTGCTCTACTCCGGCGCGGCTGGATATCTCGTCACCGATGGGGATCCGGAATCGCCCTCCGCGCCGTCGGAGACGGGGTTTCCCGCTGGGAGCGGGCTTCCTCTCGAGCGGATCACCGAAGCCGTTCGCGAATTCGTTCGGACCCGGCGGCTGCCAGGTGCTGTGCCCTGGCGTGACATGGGTGCATGA
- a CDS encoding phosphotransferase: protein MVSRPWGELPVAARAAIERRTGPVVRAEIPSAGRNSDFSATLHLRDGGRVFCKGIADAGGRRGAMHRHEAEVNACLPAVIAPRLLWRVEVGEWLLLGFECVAGRHTDLAPGSPDPATIVPVLDVMAEELAACPVKAPLLAEQWGRLAAWRRLAKDLPPGLDPWAQDHLDELVAGEARAIELVAGDHLVHTDLHSLNILVGDGGARVVDWAWSRRGNPAVDTAFLIPRLIAAGHEPEAAERWAEAVLCWRATPAAARTAFAIAIWGIWQLLERDHPLPHRPALTAAARAWALHRLDQRDHGPTGGGQG, encoded by the coding sequence ATGGTTAGTCGGCCGTGGGGTGAGTTGCCCGTCGCGGCGCGCGCGGCGATCGAACGGCGAACGGGGCCGGTCGTGCGTGCCGAAATCCCGTCGGCGGGCCGCAACTCCGATTTCTCGGCGACGCTGCATCTGCGCGATGGCGGCCGGGTTTTCTGCAAGGGCATCGCCGACGCTGGTGGCCGCCGGGGCGCGATGCACCGCCACGAGGCCGAGGTCAACGCATGCCTACCCGCCGTGATCGCGCCGCGGTTGCTGTGGCGGGTCGAGGTCGGGGAGTGGCTGCTGCTGGGGTTCGAGTGCGTTGCCGGTCGGCACACCGACCTCGCGCCGGGGTCGCCCGATCCGGCGACGATCGTGCCCGTGCTCGACGTCATGGCCGAGGAGCTGGCGGCGTGCCCGGTGAAAGCGCCGCTGCTGGCCGAGCAGTGGGGGCGGCTGGCGGCGTGGCGCAGGCTGGCGAAGGACCTTCCGCCCGGTCTGGACCCGTGGGCCCAGGACCATCTCGACGAGCTGGTGGCGGGGGAGGCGCGCGCGATCGAGCTGGTCGCCGGTGACCACCTGGTGCACACCGACCTGCACTCGCTCAACATCCTTGTCGGCGACGGCGGCGCTCGGGTGGTGGACTGGGCCTGGTCGCGGCGGGGCAACCCGGCCGTGGACACGGCGTTCCTCATACCCCGGCTCATCGCCGCGGGCCACGAGCCGGAAGCTGCGGAACGGTGGGCCGAGGCGGTGCTGTGCTGGCGGGCCACGCCAGCCGCGGCACGGACCGCGTTCGCCATCGCCATCTGGGGTATCTGGCAACTGCTCGAACGGGACCATCCACTGCCGCACCGACCGGCCCTCACCGCTGCCGCGCGGGCGTGGGCGCTCCACCGTCTCGACCAGCGCGACCATGGCCCGACCGGCGGTGGCCAAGGTTGA
- a CDS encoding NADP-dependent oxidoreductase, with product MSRAVLRDAFGGPEVLQVREVPEPHAGPGEIRVAVRAAGLNPMDWQIAGSARHAAMFGITGPSGFGCDLAGVVDEVGQGVTEFAPGDRVYGGVLVGAVADYVVLRVPLAPPNLLLRTPDGIDDTTAAALPTPGLTAAAALDAIRVGPSDTVLIGGAAGGVGVLAVQLARLAGATVIGTASPGTFDFLERLGAVPVTYGAGLADRVRALAPDGITAATDLHGTETAETALALGVPPARISTIAADRQLPGVHATGAFGADPAALERIADLVAAGAVTVPIAESFPLDRIREAVALQAGGHVHGKIVVTL from the coding sequence ATGAGCCGGGCCGTCCTCCGCGACGCGTTCGGCGGGCCGGAAGTGCTTCAGGTGCGCGAGGTTCCCGAACCGCACGCAGGTCCCGGCGAGATCCGCGTCGCCGTCCGCGCGGCCGGCCTGAACCCGATGGACTGGCAGATCGCGGGTTCCGCCCGCCACGCGGCCATGTTCGGCATCACCGGGCCGTCCGGCTTCGGCTGCGACCTCGCCGGCGTCGTGGACGAGGTCGGGCAGGGCGTCACCGAGTTCGCCCCGGGCGACCGCGTGTACGGCGGGGTGCTCGTGGGTGCGGTCGCCGACTACGTCGTGCTGCGCGTGCCGCTGGCGCCGCCGAACCTGTTGCTGCGCACCCCCGACGGCATCGACGACACCACTGCGGCGGCGTTGCCCACCCCCGGGCTCACCGCGGCCGCTGCCCTCGATGCGATTCGGGTCGGCCCGTCGGACACCGTCCTGATCGGCGGCGCCGCCGGCGGTGTTGGCGTCCTGGCCGTGCAGCTGGCCCGGCTGGCCGGGGCGACCGTGATCGGCACCGCGTCCCCGGGAACGTTCGACTTCCTGGAGCGTCTGGGCGCCGTGCCGGTGACCTACGGCGCCGGCCTCGCGGACCGGGTACGCGCGCTCGCCCCGGACGGCATCACCGCCGCGACCGACCTGCACGGCACGGAAACCGCCGAGACGGCCCTCGCGCTCGGCGTGCCCCCGGCGCGAATCTCGACCATCGCCGCGGACCGTCAGCTCCCGGGCGTGCACGCGACGGGCGCCTTCGGCGCGGACCCGGCCGCACTGGAGCGCATCGCCGACTTGGTCGCCGCCGGAGCGGTCACCGTGCCCATCGCGGAGTCGTTCCCGCTCGACCGGATCCGGGAGGCTGTCGCGCTGCAGGCGGGCGGCCACGTGCACGGGAAGATCGTGGTGACGCTGTAA
- a CDS encoding SDR family NAD(P)-dependent oxidoreductase — translation MKDLRTYGAYAVVTGASSGIGEQFARQLAAAGVNPVLVARRKDRLEALAAELSGAYGVDSLVVALDLLEDGAVDELSRQVSGLDIGIVVANAGIFHAGPFVGNELSDELDVLALDGALPLRLAHRFGREFVGRRRGALILVASSLAASPVPFQANYAAVKAYVLSLGQALNHEWKKHDVDVLVVSPGPTRTEGLDNAVGIDFGKLGGRKMDPAVVARTALRQLGRKAHVIPGLMNNLADLAGKYLLPRSASVRLYGRIIEQALTGPGTAA, via the coding sequence ATGAAAGACCTGCGCACCTACGGCGCCTACGCGGTCGTCACCGGAGCGTCCTCCGGCATCGGCGAGCAGTTCGCGCGGCAGCTGGCCGCCGCGGGCGTGAACCCCGTCCTGGTCGCGCGCCGGAAGGACCGCCTCGAGGCGCTGGCCGCGGAGCTCTCCGGCGCCTACGGCGTCGACAGCTTGGTCGTCGCGCTCGACCTCCTTGAAGACGGCGCCGTCGACGAGCTGTCGCGACAGGTCAGCGGCCTGGACATCGGGATCGTCGTCGCGAACGCCGGCATCTTCCACGCCGGCCCGTTCGTGGGCAACGAGCTGTCCGACGAGCTGGACGTCCTGGCCCTGGACGGGGCGCTGCCGCTGCGGCTGGCGCACCGGTTCGGGCGGGAGTTCGTCGGCCGCCGTCGCGGCGCCCTGATCCTGGTGGCGTCGAGCCTCGCGGCCAGCCCGGTGCCCTTCCAGGCCAACTACGCCGCGGTGAAGGCGTATGTGCTGTCGCTCGGGCAGGCGCTCAACCACGAGTGGAAGAAGCACGACGTCGACGTCCTCGTCGTCTCGCCGGGCCCGACGCGCACCGAGGGTCTGGACAACGCGGTCGGCATCGACTTCGGCAAGCTCGGCGGGCGCAAGATGGACCCCGCCGTGGTCGCGCGCACAGCACTGCGGCAGCTTGGCCGGAAGGCGCACGTGATCCCCGGCTTGATGAACAACCTCGCCGACCTGGCGGGGAAGTACCTGCTTCCGCGGTCGGCGTCGGTCCGGCTGTACGGGCGGATCATCGAGCAGGCCCTCACCGGACCGGGGACCGCGGCATGA
- a CDS encoding aldehyde dehydrogenase, translating to MAELERFKLVIGGKPVDATSGATFRSVNPYTGQAWAELADAAPVDVDAAVAAARSALTGEWGATTGFARARLMRRAAEVIAGNAERLARLEVSDSGKLYREMIGQMTGLSSWFHYYAGLADKVEGRQIPAPNPDYLVYTRKEPIGVVAAITPWNSPLLLLTWKLAPALAAGCTVVVKPSEHAPASTVAFAELFDQAGFPPGVVNVVTSQDPQVGAALAGHPGVDKVAFTGSTATGRRVAHAAADNLNPVTLELGGKSPQIVFADADLVAAANGVVAGIFAATGQTCMAGSRLVVHESVHDELVRLVADSAATIALGDPMDPGTEMGPVANAPQYAKVMHYLKTAQEEGATIAYGGAADAGLGGLFVKPTVLTGVGPESTVVREEVFGPVLSTLTFHDEDEAVELANDTAFGLAGAVWTKDVHRAHRVAARVRAGTVWINAYRVVAPSVPFGGYGQSGIGRENGVDAIEAYTQTKSVWVELSGGTRDPFTLG from the coding sequence ATGGCGGAGCTGGAGCGCTTCAAGCTGGTGATCGGTGGCAAGCCGGTCGACGCGACGTCCGGGGCGACGTTCCGGTCGGTGAACCCCTACACCGGCCAGGCGTGGGCCGAGCTGGCCGACGCCGCGCCGGTGGACGTGGACGCGGCGGTCGCGGCCGCCCGGTCGGCGTTGACGGGGGAGTGGGGCGCCACGACCGGGTTCGCCAGGGCCCGGCTGATGCGGCGGGCCGCGGAGGTGATCGCCGGCAACGCCGAACGCCTGGCCCGGCTGGAGGTCAGCGACTCCGGCAAGCTGTACCGCGAGATGATCGGCCAGATGACCGGGCTGAGTTCCTGGTTCCACTACTACGCGGGCCTGGCCGACAAGGTCGAGGGACGGCAGATCCCCGCGCCCAACCCGGACTACCTCGTCTACACCCGTAAGGAGCCCATCGGGGTGGTCGCCGCGATCACGCCGTGGAACTCGCCCCTGCTGCTGCTCACCTGGAAACTCGCGCCCGCGCTCGCCGCCGGCTGCACGGTGGTCGTCAAACCGTCCGAACACGCCCCCGCTTCCACGGTCGCGTTCGCGGAGCTGTTCGACCAGGCCGGGTTCCCGCCCGGCGTGGTCAACGTCGTCACCAGCCAGGACCCGCAGGTGGGTGCCGCGCTGGCCGGGCACCCCGGTGTCGACAAGGTCGCGTTCACCGGCTCCACCGCCACCGGGCGCCGCGTCGCGCACGCCGCGGCGGACAACCTCAACCCGGTGACGCTGGAACTGGGTGGGAAGTCGCCGCAGATCGTCTTCGCCGACGCCGACCTGGTTGCCGCGGCCAACGGTGTCGTCGCCGGGATCTTCGCCGCGACGGGGCAGACCTGCATGGCCGGCTCGCGTCTCGTCGTGCACGAGTCGGTGCACGACGAACTGGTGCGGCTGGTGGCCGACAGCGCCGCGACGATCGCACTCGGCGACCCGATGGACCCCGGCACCGAGATGGGCCCGGTCGCCAACGCACCTCAATACGCCAAGGTCATGCACTACCTGAAGACCGCGCAGGAGGAAGGCGCGACCATCGCCTACGGCGGCGCCGCCGACGCGGGGCTCGGCGGGTTGTTCGTCAAACCGACCGTGCTGACCGGGGTCGGTCCGGAGTCCACGGTCGTGCGCGAGGAGGTCTTCGGCCCGGTGCTGTCCACCCTGACCTTCCACGACGAGGACGAGGCGGTCGAACTGGCCAACGACACCGCGTTCGGCCTCGCGGGCGCGGTGTGGACCAAGGACGTGCACCGGGCGCACCGCGTCGCGGCCAGGGTCCGGGCCGGCACGGTGTGGATCAACGCCTACCGGGTCGTGGCGCCCAGTGTCCCCTTCGGCGGTTACGGCCAGTCCGGCATCGGCCGGGAGAACGGTGTGGACGCGATCGAGGCCTACACCCAGACGAAGTCGGTGTGGGTCGAGCTGAGCGGCGGCACGCGCGACCCGTTCACGCTCGGCTGA
- a CDS encoding TetR/AcrR family transcriptional regulator, which translates to MARTGRPRAFDPAEALATAQSIFWASGYGGTSIQALVDGVGLERGSLYAAFGDKRRLYFETVKLYWAEYEKTLRSALTQIPLLPALREVLVMPAQLGTVASDPQAPHGCMMGNTIAELVPHDAEATALVTDAFARFADLLIEPLRQAQERGEVSTASPPEAQAQLLLVLAQGTSLLARTGTDPATATAAIDAAFAGLRAED; encoded by the coding sequence ATGGCAAGGACAGGGCGGCCCAGAGCCTTCGACCCGGCGGAAGCGCTGGCCACGGCGCAGAGCATCTTCTGGGCGTCCGGCTACGGCGGAACCTCGATCCAGGCGCTCGTCGACGGCGTCGGACTCGAACGCGGGAGCCTCTATGCCGCGTTCGGCGACAAGCGCCGGCTGTACTTCGAGACGGTGAAGCTGTACTGGGCCGAGTACGAAAAGACCCTCCGGTCAGCGCTCACGCAGATCCCGCTGCTCCCCGCGTTGCGGGAGGTCCTGGTGATGCCCGCGCAACTCGGAACCGTGGCGTCCGACCCGCAGGCCCCGCACGGCTGCATGATGGGCAACACCATCGCCGAACTCGTCCCCCACGACGCCGAAGCCACCGCCCTCGTCACCGACGCGTTCGCCCGGTTCGCCGACTTGCTGATCGAACCGCTCCGGCAAGCCCAGGAACGCGGGGAAGTCAGCACCGCCTCCCCACCCGAAGCGCAAGCGCAACTCCTGCTCGTCCTCGCCCAGGGCACCTCGCTCCTGGCGCGCACGGGAACCGACCCCGCGACCGCCACCGCCGCGATCGACGCCGCCTTCGCGGGACTCCGCGCGGAGGACTGA
- a CDS encoding DddA-like double-stranded DNA deaminase toxin yields the protein MVPVQELALGLRRVLALITAAREVLARAHELVGEATQVWKAALDGTADPELAQLPSQGEAATSAITERIATLRQAEHVLRTYLGSLGVGEDSPAPPAVQPHRRSPELGVRVEQARQRVGRATAAGSEARGEWARSDGWSVRVTSGLSDEHHDAVVRFARSSRLPPAVTRLARHVEVKVAVAMREQGLRDETVVIDRQICGTRPFDQAQPFTCDKYLARFLPPGARLRVVQADGTVATYTGKDEGSE from the coding sequence ATGGTGCCCGTCCAGGAGCTGGCTCTGGGCCTGAGGCGCGTGTTGGCGCTGATCACCGCCGCGCGGGAGGTGCTTGCCCGGGCACACGAGCTGGTCGGCGAGGCCACGCAGGTGTGGAAGGCTGCCTTGGACGGCACCGCCGACCCCGAACTCGCGCAACTACCCTCGCAGGGTGAGGCGGCAACTTCGGCGATTACGGAGCGGATCGCGACGTTGCGACAAGCCGAGCACGTGCTACGTACCTATCTCGGCAGTCTCGGTGTCGGTGAGGACTCGCCCGCCCCTCCGGCCGTACAGCCACATCGGAGGAGCCCCGAACTCGGTGTGCGGGTGGAGCAGGCGAGGCAGCGTGTCGGTCGGGCGACGGCCGCTGGGAGTGAGGCGCGCGGCGAGTGGGCGCGCTCTGATGGCTGGTCAGTCCGGGTCACCAGCGGCTTGAGCGACGAGCATCATGACGCCGTGGTGCGCTTCGCGCGGAGCAGTAGACTCCCGCCCGCCGTGACCCGGCTGGCGCGGCACGTCGAGGTCAAGGTGGCGGTCGCGATGCGTGAACAGGGGTTGCGGGACGAGACGGTGGTGATCGACCGCCAGATATGTGGGACGCGACCATTCGACCAGGCGCAGCCGTTCACCTGTGACAAGTACCTTGCGCGTTTCCTCCCTCCGGGAGCGCGGTTGCGCGTGGTGCAGGCGGACGGCACGGTAGCTACCTACACCGGGAAGGACGAGGGATCCGAATGA